The DNA sequence TAGCCATTGCGGCCACTCTACATTAAtccatttctctcttcttttggtcAGGTAGCCTCACTACCTAGATGGCCGCCTAGCTGACTGTCATATATACTAAGAAGTAGAAAATCTGAGATTGAATTTATCTCAGTAGCTGAGCTACTTTGGCCTACTATTAGTGCTTCCAGATCATGGGTAGGGTAACGGGTAGTCATATTCCGGGACTTACCCAAAAAGGAATGAACGCAgccgataagataagaagGCTGATCCTCGACCTTCCACTCTGCTTGCTTACTCTTCCATAAAATCTGTCCTGAAATCTACATCGACCATGCTTGGGAATTCACCCTCGACACCAGGGAAACAAAAACGGCGAGCCGCGATTGCCTGTGAATATTGTCGTCAGAAGAAGGTTGGTTTGTGCTGCATCAATATTTGTTGTAATGAAGTGGCTTACGAGCGTTATACCGAAGCTAAAATGCAGCAACGGTCGCCCGAAATGTCAGCATTGTCATGCTCGCGGAAAGGAGTGTACATACATTGAACAAGCGAAGATTCCACGGTGCGATGCTTGAATTCCCAGacaatataaaatatattcTGACTTACGGTATAGGCCATCCAAAGCCCGCATCGCGCgattggaggaggaaaatcGGCGGCTTAGAGATGCTATATCCAGTCTGAAGGAACAAGTTGATTCACAACACGCAGACACAATACGATCTGTCACGTCCGCTTTCGAGTCACAACATCATGATCTGATTTACCCCCCGACAGTACGGACTAATGCGAATGCCGATCATGGGGTTGTATGCTCGCATACAGACATTTATGGTTTTCGAAACAAGCAATGACTACTACATTTGACACGGTCGGGCAGTCACATGGACCGACAAGCGCTGTCGCCGATGAGATAACATCTAATCGCGCAATGAGAAAGCGAGGAGAGCCTGAGCCACAGGAAGAGCACGATGCTATTCGAAATCAGTTAGTGGCGGACGCTGCTCGATTACGTGCGTGATGTGGTTTTCACTTTGACGCAAATTCACTAATTTTGCAACACTAGGTCAGCTTGAAAAGTTTTACTCCAGCACTAACATCTACGATTTCGACGGTGTCAATCCAGAATTGGCTATGCACCTTCTGTCATTGTACTGGGATCGTCAATTAGACGTAGGTGCGGTCGTCTACCGACCAGTTTTTATGAAAGATATGGCATGCTCTGGGCCACATTTTTCAAAGCTCCTTTTGAATGCGATATACTTTACAGCCTCTAAATATTCGCCTCGCCTAGAGGTGCGAGATGATAGAAGTGACCCACTGTCTGTTGGACGAATGTTTCGGCGAAGGATCACGCAATTGCTTAGCGATCATGTTACCCGGAGCGAGATCACCACAATACAAGCACTGCTTTTAATAGCATCATCCTTGTTCAGTTGGTGTGACGAGAAGAGCCTGGCTTGGCTCTATTCTGGTATGGCTATCAACATGATAACGGACTTGGGCATCCAGATGGATAATAGAATTTATCGAAAGGGTCACGGTCTATCCCCCGAGCAAGCTGAAGTTCGAAGAAGAGTCTTTTGGGGTGCCTACGGTAAAAGCCCCAGCGTTTGAATGGCAGGGTAAATACTGATAAGTATAGTTCTTGATAAGTGTCAGTCGCTCTACCAAGGAAGGCCGATCCGGCTGCGAGAGGCAGATTCCGCAATCCCTTTGAGCTTCCTGGATGAATACGAGGAGTATGACCTATTCGAACCCGCATCTTACGGGACTTCCATAGAATCGTCCCCTGCTCTATCACAATTGGTTTCGATTTTGAAACGATACTGTTCATTGTCCAGTATCATGTCTCGCATCCTGGACACATTATATACGGAGCGCAGTACCTCCAGGGATCCAGTAGTGCTCTTCGAATGCTCAACGTCTCTAAATCACAAATTACAGTCATGGTATGAGGAGCTTACCTCAGGTCTCACTGCTGCAATGACAGGTTCCTCCACGGCGACCGCGTCCCCGCACATTCTTGCGTTGACGTAAGTATTGGAGCATCTCACTGCTACTCGCATATATGATGCCCGCTCACAGTATATAGTGCGTTATATCATACATTAAAGATCCTGCTCCATCGTCCATTTGTGTCTGATGGGCATCTGCGAAGTGCATCACCATCAGTTGCAGGCATAGCCTTCGAGGCCTGTGCGACTGCCGCTAATGCGATACATGACACACTCGGTATTTATGGAAAGTCATATTCGATGCAGCTTGCGCCCTACAGTATATCCTATGCTACATACGTAAGCGCCACAATTCACGCTCGCATAGCTGCCCACAGCCCTGCAGGTTCTCATGCCCACGACTGTCTCCAAAATTGCCTCTCGATTCTGACAGAACATCAACGGTTATATTTGGGACCGAAGCGTGCCTTGGGGGTTATATTGAACCTAATCAAAGTAATGAACATCGATATTGGCGATTCGACTGTCACAGCGTCCAGTCCAGATGAAGCTATTGCACAGGTGACCTCCCAAGAGGATGGTGTGCGAGACCCAGGACACCTTGCTAGCCACCACGCAGGACTCTTTCACACCCAGAACCTACCATCCGACTTGGGCCATGACTTACAATATGATTTGCCGACTTATGATATTGATGCGATCATCCAAAGTTTTGACGTGTCCCAGCCGGTTAACCTGCGACGTTTTCAGAGTGAGCCGGCGCAAAACGATCATTATCGGCACACTCCGACCACGGATTATCTAGACTTCTCACTGCCATTGGATCCGCTGTTTGGCCTAGACAATATCGATGTGGTAGTCTGATCATCTGGaaagagcaaaaaaaaaaaaaaaaaaacacccTTCGTTGTCGGGCCGTCAACTCTTACGATTGTACATAGTAAAGATAGGGATCTTCCTCGGTTTGTTATCAGCGCCGCTTCGTGCTGTCGTGTAATTAGCTTCAGATTTAAAAATGTATTTAAAAATGTACAGTTACACTCGTCTCGCTTTCACACGGCGTAATATGCTTTTTCGACATTTCCACTTGTCTCGATACGCTCGCTAATGTAAAACCTGCAAGTTTACCCAATTGCGACCGTACCGGCTCCCGGCATGGAATCGGTATGCCGGTCGTGCTTTCCCGACGCAGCGAATTTGTTTGTTCGGTTAACACCTGCgaagagaaagcagcaaCATTATAATAGCGGACTTCTTTGGTTCATTTTTGGCTCCCGAACTTACTAATTTTAATGTAAATTATTTACTTTGGCTAAATATCGTAATCTAGACCCATTCATCATGTCCACTTAATCGCGATGTGTAAGTCTGAGCTAAGCGTTGCCGTATTTTACTACAGCGCTGCATATGGTTGATATCAAGTCCCTTCAACATATACGGTGAGAATCACTTAATGTAAAATGGTCCTTCAATTTTAACATGAATCTTCAACATAGGCTACTGCGCGTCAGGATAATCGCCCCACATGGTAATCAATCGGTCAAGGTGGGCCTGGGGTAGATCGAGCACCCACCACaaagtactagtagtaaCTACTGTACAACCCAAGTCGaattaagaaataaaatGAGTCAATATTTAAGCAATTTTATTATCAATATGGAACCTATGGAATCGCTAGAGGTGTAAGCACACACTTCTGCAAACAAATATGCTGCTCTACCTACTAGCATACCAATATATATCCCGGCGTGTGGAGACACTAACAGCCAGAACGCTGGAGAACCATCCACGACCAAAAGCGTGAGAGATAATTGCTTCTGAGATAAATATTGATCTACAAACGCCAGGACAATGAAAGCTTTTCTGGTAGATAAACCGTACGAAAACCTCAAGAATTCCCAAAGGGGTTTTGCGAAATAAAGGATCTAGGAGATAAAGAATTGCTCGTCAAGATGCTACACCATCATAATTATGTGAATATGCCTACCACCCTAAAATTGGCAATAGGCAGAGGTAATAGCTACAAGATTGCGAGGAATCTCACGGTTGATAAAAGTCATTATTCGTATACAATCGTAACCCTTCACCCGCCCAATATTTACGCCTTCCCGCCCTACCCAGGACCAAAGTATTATCAATTCCATTATGACCGACCAAATAACGCCAACACCCATACAAAaagccaaagagaagaaggaaccTGGATCATGCCTTCACTGTATCGCCCATCGGGGGGCCCAAATAATACCCCGCAAAGTCTTTCAAGCCCTGAACGTTCTTGTAGCGAAGGTCAAAGATTTTGGTCGTGCGCAAAACAAGGTTGGAACCATCAAAGATGGCCTCGATTATGCGCGCATGTTGCGGTCCCacaatgaagaaaagaagaacctgCAGGAGTAGCCAGATTGATTAGTTTCCAGACAATGTGTGCGCAAGGAATGACACGCTTACCGGCGCCACCATATGTTTGAGAAAACGTCGTTTCCGGAGTTGTGTAAACATCAAGCGTAGGATTAATAGTAGTTCCCCTCGCAGTATTGTCTGATCAGTTGCATTCACGTTGTTGTATGCGATTGCCTTCACATGAGGGTAATCTGGGCTGCTGCGATCAGTCATATACAGCACACCAAATCCGGATTCGTCGTACTGAAAGAGACTCTTGTAGGTGGTATAATTGCCAACACTGTGCGCTCAAGTTAGCAACAAAGGGTCCCCCACACCGAATGCTGGACGGTGGTTTACCATTTCGAATTCCATGGACCCGGCATTCGGCCATAGTCGTCAAATATCCAAGCTGTCAAGTAGTCGCAAAAGGCCATTGCGCAATTTTTGGGGCGTAGGAAAGGTTCGCGCTCTTTGTACGATGGGTCATTCTCACGGGGGAAAATCGGCTACTTCCTTTCGGGCAACCCGTCGTCTGGTTCAGGAAGTGACAGAGACCGGGCGAAGAAAGAGGGCCGTGAATCGGGATTTCCAGTAAGCGTCATTGGATGGGCAGCAATATTGAAGCTGTTCAATTCAGAGAGATCGATTTTAGGAACTTGAAGCTGTTCAACGGTGCGTTCCAACTGCAACAATGTTTTACGCCGTTCAAGGCGCACTGCAGATTCACTCTCCATGcctgttgttgctgttgcgaaGTCAAAGGTAGGTTGATGACGGGAGTAAAGGAAGGTCGAtattttgattttggttGATCCGTTGCTGGGCGACAGCCAATTAGAAAGCTGGCAGGTGGTTCGCATGACTTGCGGCGCCACAACGCTCAGGGCTGGACTTTCGCGCCGTCCCGATTCCCTACCCAGAGTGAAACtgtcacagaaatgataacgatcatgcaaggtgactgtacagtataccctgtcccaggtgcatggacatcccggtggccgaacggcgtcttcggtgtctatatccgtcacctttctaatgacgtacagtggccccgttagaaggattgatcattgtatacagagaatcttaggggtcctcggctataaattagtactgtagtcattagtaggaaatcaagaatcagtcttctgtctctagtatctactgcctagtgctttgcccacgtatccttacctagttgacaggtcctctaccctgactagtagatattcctctgacagAAACGACGGTTTGTCGTCCTCTGTAACGACACCCAACTTGCGTCATTCTTCGAGCTTCTTTGGCATACTGAGCGAGAGAGACGTGGTTAATAGTAGTTGATAGTAGCTATTCATGCAAGCATGGTTTATAGAACGAAAAGTTATTGGttagaggaggaagaagacagcaTATTCCTTCAGATTTGAAGTGCTTATTAGTTGCTATAAAATGTTGCCAACCCCTCCACGCATCTTTTGGAACCATTATAAACGCTAACCAAAGGTGGCTACGGCGGACTAACTCTAGCTTACggacaaaataaaatattaccAAATTTACCAATACCAACGCActgtatattagctctactATACtaactatatactataacAACCCTAAAAATTAGAACCCAGTCTTACACTAtcactaccactactaccactaccactactaccactaccactaccaatACAGCACTACCACTCGGCACTATTACTATCATAACTACcactactattactactattaatttaatatatattattaattatatataaaataaaattactatcttaaatttttaataataaatattctatataatagtatattttagagctttattaaatctatatcttAAAGTGCGTGGCAATCGTGGCCGAATGTAAAACAGCAAGATTTCGGTAAAAAATCCGATAATCCGAAGTTTTGTCCGttagctagatttagtccgccgtagGTGGCTAGCGGAGTAAGCAACTTGCATTAGTGTGTCTGGTCGTTGAATGGTTGTCCAATGTTATTGCAGAATTGAACGCGATAGAGTTCTTGGCTGGGACCCTCAAGAAGATGCTCGCCACCATCCACTTACAACTATTAGTACGGGACATCGTTTGGGAAGGTCAGCAACTTGCATTAATCACTTGTTCCCCTTCGCTAATCCACATTTCTGTGCATTGATCAGCAGGTTCGCTTTCACAATGAACAACTTGACAGAATCCGAAGAAGCTACAAGGTCCTCAATTATCCGACTGGAGCATATGCCCCAACAGGCCTGGGTGCGGACCGCTGGAGACGATTGGACGGGCATTATAGATCGCAAGGAACGGCGGCGACTGCAGAATCGACATAGTCAGAGAGCATATCGTAAGCATTCTAATTCCCCAGGAGTACAGGCAAAAGAGGCCTGACCTTAATGACAATCCTAGGTTtaagaaagaaggggaaagtggTTGAAACACAGGAAGACACACCTTCTACGTCTTCCTCTACGGCAGCTTCAGGAATTGTATTACGAAGCCCATCCGAGGAATCTCAAGTggaagctggagaagagctcAAATGCGCCCATGCCCCACCACATGCACTCCAGTTCCGCCAATGGTTTGAAGCTATAGCCCGGGACAGCTATCTCCGTGGTTCGCCCCAAACGGAGCACTTGATCACTCTCAGCCGCCTGAACGTCCATCGAGCCATCGACCAAAATATATGTGCGATAGGGATGACCAATGACTGGACCAAAAGCGATGATTCTATCTCCATCTTTAATCTAGTGCAACCTGGTTTCCTGGAGGATAATATCCCACCGAGCTTACGCCCAACACTGATTCAGCGGAGTGTGCCGCACCACCCCTGGCTGGACTTCTTTCCATTCCCGCAAATGCGAGATAACCTTATTGCTGCTGGCGATATGTtagatgatgacgaccttTGCCATGATTTGATGGCTTTCTGGGACACTAGGAATACTGGCGCCACACTACTCGTGTGGGGAGAACCGTCGGACCCGAGGAACTGGGAAGTGACTGAGGAATTTGCGAGGAAATGGGGCTGGCTGCTTCGGGGGTGTTCTGAGCTGTTGATTTCTAGCAATCTTTGGAGATTgaagagaggggagaggCCTCTTCTTTGGAGGCATGTCCTTCAGCCACAATCGAGCGCAAGCCAAGGCTACATGTGATACGTGTttcaagaaaataaataagtTCACATAAATCTGACATTGCATCATAATCTAAATACTAGGACCCATTCGTTTTTTATCTAGAAATTACATAATTCATGCATACCGATAATTTGGTGCCGGTATAGACCTGGTAGGGCTGGCAGGAGAGTATGGAGGAGGTACACGAGGAACTTGCCCTGTGACTGGCATTGCTGGTggaatggccttcttggGAGTCTTCTTTCcacggcagcagcagcaaatgATTATACCCAAAAGTACCGCAAGGACCAAGGCTCCACCGATTCCATCAGACAGTCCAATGATCAGCGAGCGATGACGGTCCACCCATGAGCCGTTATTCTCACTCTCAGACCGACATCTCCCACCGCGACAGAGGCCGTCAGAACAGGGAGTACCATCTTGCACCTGCCGGTTCATGCCCATACAAACCCCAGATCCATACCAGTCAACTGAGCAACTGAGGGTGCAAGAATCATTATTGCAGGAGGACACACCCGTGCTATTTGTGTTCAGGAGTTGTTGACATTGCATATCTCGGTTCGTGCATTGTCCGCTGGCGCAAAATAAGCCGGATGAGTTGCCGCATGTTTGTCCGTCTGGTGCGTATCGGTCGGTAGGACAAGCGCTGGAGTTTCCGGTGCACGTTTCCTGAATGTCGCAAGTTCCAGTACTCTCACGACACACGGTGCCGGACGATGCAAATTGGCAGTTTGTACAGCACGGCCCGGTGGAATCGTCGCATACCGCATTATCGCGAAATCGACATGTTGATCCATCGCAACAGCTGTTATCATCACAATTATCACCGCAGTCGCAGTCCTCGCCGGCCTCGACAATTCCATTGCCGCACTCCCCAGCTGTAAGGGTGGGTACGTTGCTCGTATCGCTAAGAAGGCAGCTTGTTCTCATGTTCCGGGACCCGAGTAAGGAGCAGACATTCCCGACTGTACATGGCGAAAATTCTGTTTGAGAGGACATTGAGTAAGGATTCATTATATACTGAGCGTCCGCGTCACACGTAGATGACGATAATGGGCAGCACTGGGTACTTGAAGAGCATGTGCTCGAATCGCAATCGTGGACTGCACCAAATGTATGGCCTGATTCATGACTGTTGAAAGCTTTAGTAACCATTGGAAACAGTAATCCAGCCTATACACTTACGCAAATACCTGCCACTGGTTGGAGGTCTGTGCTACTACGTTGGTGCTTGACTGAGAGCTGCAAAGTTGGCCTATCCATGAAATACCCACTTCTGAGCCGGACGGACAGCCGGTCATCAGCGTCCAATAGGCGTTCTCTGTGTCGCTGAGTGAAGACCGCCAGGAGGAGAATTCTTGCAAGCGCGAATTCATGTCTCCTTCGGAGCATCCAACGTTCCAGGGTGCAGAATCCGAAGCAGTACTGGGACAATTTGCGTCACTGATCGTCAAGTTGTGCAGAGCAAGGGATATGTTGAAGCTACTTTCAAACACCTCCGATGCGGCATTGACCATGTTGATAAGGCTTCGACGGAGGCTTTCCGTGGAGTCGAACGATGAAGTATACGAACAGTCGGTTGCGATTCCGACTAATGCAACTCTTCGGCTGGTAGGACAGCCAGCGGGATTGCCGATGCTATCAACCAGATCATCTGTAGTCAGAGTTGACTGACGTCTTTCCAATGGAGAGATTGTATCAGGAAGCAGCCCTTCCGAGACATCCTCAGCCCCTATCACCCGAGGGTTGAAGGAACGGGGCATCACCTGGTCAGCTGCGCAGCGGGGCGGCTCGGCTGAATTTTCTATATCACGACGCAGGTCTGTCTTCGAAGCGTGATATGCCACCATGTAACGGTTTTTGGCAGATACACCAGTATTTTCAGCCGTGTCCCCTAATATCCTTACGTCATAGTATTGGGAAAAGGCACTAAATGTGCCTTCAAACAGAGGATCATCCCCACCACGAACGATGTATATCCGTGCCCAACCAACCTTCTCCCAATTCCGACCGGTGACTTGAATCCAGACTCCACCTCTGAAAACGCTCTGGTCATCTTCAATAAATGTCTCGGTCCGTTTGACTACTCCTTCCGTGTCAAGATACTGGATTTGAGGGCGATGTGCGAGAAGGTACGGGTTGCGCTCTAGCTTTAGCCTCAACTCATGATCCTGTCCTCGGATTCTGAACGTGATATCAAATTCTGGCTCGATCTGGTGAGACGGCGTATGTATGACAATCGATTCCAGCTGGGACGCCTTTTGTGATGGCGTAGAACGTATCGAGTGCCCTGTTCATATTAGTATTATGTCTGGCAGAAGTCCTCCGCTCGAATGCTAATCACCTTGAACATGCGCGAGGAGAAATAATAGAGGCACGAAAAGCAGGAAGAGTGAATATGTCCTCATGATTGAATATAACGAGACTTGAGGTATGTGATCAAAGACGATTGAGCTATACAGCTAACACATATAGCTATATATACGTACAGTGCTCTTCTATTCATCATGGATTTATAATCGGTTTCCCACGAGATCGAGTCGGTAGCGATACCAAGCTTCTACCGAGCACCACAAAATC is a window from the Aspergillus oryzae RIB40 DNA, chromosome 6 genome containing:
- a CDS encoding fungal specific transcription factor domain-containing protein (predicted protein); translation: MRKRGEPEPQEEHDAIRNQLVADAARLRQLEKFYSSTNIYDFDGVNPELAMHLLSLYWDRQLDVGAVVYRPVFMKDMACSGPHFSKLLLNAIYFTASKYSPRLEVRDDRSDPLSVGRMFRRRITQLLSDHVTRSEITTIQALLLIASSLFSWCDEKSLAWLYSGMAINMITDLGIQMDNRIYRKGHGLSPEQAEVRRRVFWGAYGKSPSSLYQGRPIRLREADSAIPLSFLDEYEEYDLFEPASYGTSIESSPALSQLVSILKRYCSLSSIMSRILDTLYTERSTSRDPVVLFECSTSLNHKLQSWYEELTSGLTAAMTGSSTATASPHILALTALYHTLKILLHRPFVSDGHLRSASPSVAGIAFEACATAANAIHDTLGIYGKSYSMQLAPYSISYATYVSATIHARIAAHSPAGSHAHDCLQNCLSILTEHQRLYLGPKRALGVILNLIKVMNIDIGDSTVTASSPDEAIAQVTSQEDGVRDPGHLASHHAGLFHTQNLPSDLGHDLQYDLPTYDIDAIIQSFDVSQPVNLRRFQNFSLPLDPLFGLDNIDVVV
- a CDS encoding uncharacterized protein (predicted protein); amino-acid sequence: MSMHLGQAWIFDDYGRMPGPWNSKCPDYPHVKAIAYNNVNATDQTILRGELLLILRLMFTQLRKRRFLKHMVAPVLLFFIVGPQHARIIEAIFDGSNLVLRTTKIFDLRYKNVQGLKDFAGYYLGPPMGDTVKA
- a CDS encoding DUF3425 domain-containing protein (predicted protein), yielding MTILGLRKKGKVVETQEDTPSTSSSTAASGIVLRSPSEESQVEAGEELKCAHAPPHALQFRQWFEAIARDSYLRGSPQTEHLITLSRLNVHRAIDQNICAIGMTNDWTKSDDSISIFNLVQPGFLEDNIPPSLRPTLIQRSVPHHPWLDFFPFPQMRDNLIAAGDMLDDDDLCHDLMAFWDTRNTGATLLVWGEPSDPRNWEVTEEFARKWGWLLRGCSELLISSNLWRLKRGERPLLWRHVLQPQSSASQGYM
- the admA gene encoding ADAM family of metalloprotease ADM-A (meltrins, fertilins and related Zn-dependent metalloproteinases of the ADAMs family), which translates into the protein MRTYSLFLLFVPLLFLLAHVQGHSIRSTPSQKASQLESIVIHTPSHQIEPEFDITFRIRGQDHELRLKLERNPYLLAHRPQIQYLDTEGVVKRTETFIEDDQSVFRGGVWIQVTGRNWEKVGWARIYIVRGGDDPLFEGTFSAFSQYYDVRILGDTAENTGVSAKNRYMVAYHASKTDLRRDIENSAEPPRCAADQVMPRSFNPRVIGAEDVSEGLLPDTISPLERRQSTLTTDDLVDSIGNPAGCPTSRRVALVGIATDCSYTSSFDSTESLRRSLINMVNAASEVFESSFNISLALHNLTISDANCPSTASDSAPWNVGCSEGDMNSRLQEFSSWRSSLSDTENAYWTLMTGCPSGSEVGISWIGQLCSSQSSTNVVAQTSNQWQVFAHESGHTFGAVHDCDSSTCSSSTQCCPLSSSTCDADAQYIMNPYSMSSQTEFSPCTVGNVCSLLGSRNMRTSCLLSDTSNVPTLTAGECGNGIVEAGEDCDCGDNCDDNSCCDGSTCRFRDNAVCDDSTGPCCTNCQFASSGTVCRESTGTCDIQETCTGNSSACPTDRYAPDGQTCGNSSGLFCASGQCTNRDMQCQQLLNTNSTGVSSCNNDSCTLSCSVDWYGSGVCMGMNRQVQDGTPCSDGLCRGGRCRSESENNGSWVDRHRSLIIGLSDGIGGALVLAVLLGIIICCCCRGKKTPKKAIPPAMPVTGQVPRVPPPYSPASPTRSIPAPNYRYA